A genomic region of Aspergillus oryzae RIB40 DNA, chromosome 1 contains the following coding sequences:
- a CDS encoding uncharacterized protein (predicted protein) codes for MADSDKLRMAARAEQDLNSYQMKQGLGPKSDSVLESNIDERADKKFREATGIKTGREAGATGSNRKPIPEDEGGTRDSRGRLAPASEYEGTGGPEDKVKLESERRPGDQDTLNIQDLKTKGLSRL; via the exons ATGGCCGACTCCGACAAGCTTCGTATGGCAGCTCGCGCTGAGCAAGACCTTAACTCCTATCAGATGAAGCAAGGTCTTGGACCAAAGAGCGACTCTG TCCTCGAGTCCAACATCGACGAAAGGGCGGACAAGAAATTCCGTGAAGCAACGGGAATCAAAACTGGCCGAGAGGCAGGCGCAACAGGGAGCAACCGGAAACCCATCCCTGAAGACGAGGGAGGCACTCGGGACTCTCGTGGAAG ATTGGCACCAGCTAGCGAATATGAAGGCACCGGAGGCCCTGAGGATAAGGTAAAGCTCGAGTCAGAACGCCGTCCGGGTGATCAAGACACACTTAACATCCAGGATCTGAAGACTAAAGGACTTTCTCG GTTATGA